Proteins encoded together in one Rana temporaria chromosome 6, aRanTem1.1, whole genome shotgun sequence window:
- the RPE gene encoding ribulose-phosphate 3-epimerase has translation MHMMVAKPEQWVKPMSAAGANQYTFHLEATENPGILIKDIRESGMKVGLAIKPNTTVEDLAPWASQIDMALVMTVEPGFGGQKFMEDMMPKVQWLRSQFPSLDIEVDGGVGPENIHRCAEAGANMIVSGSAVMKSDDPRTVINLLRNACCEAIQKRSLDR, from the exons ATGCATATGATGGTGGCTAAACCAGAGCAGTGGGTGAAacccatgtcagctgctggtgctAACCAGTATACCTTTCACCTGGAGGCTACAGAAAACCCTGGAATTCTTATTAAAGACATACGAGAAAGTGGCATGAAG GTGGGACTGGCAATTAAACCAAATACTACAGTGGAAGATCTGGCACCATGGGCAAGTCAGATTGATATGGCTTTGGTTATGACAGTGGAGCCTGGATTTGGAGGGCAGAAGTTCATGGAGGACATGATGCCAAAG GTACAATGGTTAAGGTcacagttcccttcactggatatAGAGGTAGATGGTGGTGTTGGACCAGAAAATATACACAGATGTGCTGAG GCTGGAGCTAATATGATTGTATCTGGAAGTGCAGTTATGAAAAGTGATGACCCACGCACTGTGATCAATCTGCTTAGAAATGCCTGCTGTGAAGCCATTCAGAAGCGCTCCCTTGATCGATGA